TCCTGCAAGTTCCTACACCCCTGTTAACGATTTTGATGATTTTATCGGAACAGAGCTTAACGGTGAATGGAAAATTATTGTTACTGATGATTATCCTGAAGACAACGGCTATATTTTCAGTTGGAACTTAAGCATAAAAGCTGAAAGACCCGATTCAATAATTGATATTAGTCATCCGTCTGCTCCTGATGTAAGTGCAATTAAAATTAATCCGACATGTCAGCAAAATAACGGCTATATTTATACTACCGTAAGCAACGGTAATCCGCCTTTTTCATATCATTGGAATACCGGTTCAACTACACAAAATTTATTTAATTATCCGAGTGGTGAATATATTTTATATATCACTGATAATAATAGTTGTACATATAATTTCCCTTTTACCTTATCAGATGATGAAGCAGCATTATTAAGTGCTGATATTTTACATGAAACCTGCTCCGAAGCCTCCGACGGCAACATAGATTTAACAGTTTCAGGCACTGAACCGATAACATATTTATGGAATACGGGCTCAACTGACCAAGATATTAATGATCTTGCACCCGGAGATTATATGGTAAACGTTTCTGACGGAAACAATTGCAATGCTTTTGAAACATATACAGTAGAAACGGCACCGGAAATTAATTTGACTTCTGAAATAACAGATGAAAATTGCGGCGATCGAGAAGGAATTATCAACATAACTGTTGCAGGAGGTATTCAGCCATACACATTCTTATGGTCAAACGGCGAAACTACCGAGGATATTGATGAATTGGAACAAGGAGACTATACGGTAACAATTACTGATCAAAACGGATGTGTAAAAGAGGAAAGTTTTCATATAACTAATTATATCGGAAACTGTATCCCCGATTGCGATATTGAAATAACAAATGCCGGTATTACTGATGAATATTGCGGTGATTCCGAAGGTGCAATTGACTTAACCATATTTACTTCCTTTTCGCCGTATTCGGTATTATGGAGCAACGGAATAACAACAGATGACATAAATTCTTTATCTGAAGGAGAATATACAATTACGATTACTGATGAAGAAGGATGTGAATTAATTCAAAGCTACAATATTGAAAATCAGAGTGGTGATTTCGAAATTTCCGATTATCAAACAACACAAGAAACATGCGGCAACGGAACTGGAAGTATTGATATTATCGTAAGCGGAGGAGCCGGACCGTATTCGTATTTATGGTCAAACGGTGCAACTGTTGAAGATATATCTAACTTAAATGCAGGTGATTATACAGTTACGATTACGGATGCTAATATTTGCTCTGTTTCAGAAATTATTACAGTTATAAATAATTCAGGAGATTTAGAACAAACATGGGGTAATACTGTAAATGAAGTCTGCGGAAACAGTGAAGGTTCAATAGATATTTTAATAGAGGGCGGAGCAGAACCTTATTCATTCAACTGGTCAAACGGTGCAAATACAGAAGATTTAATCAATATAAGCGAAGGAACATATTATTGCACTGTAACAGATGATGCCGGATGTATAATTATTACTGAAACCTATAATATTGAAAATGATCCCGGAACATTAAATATTGATGATATTGATGTTGATAATGAAATTTGCGACAATGGTCTCGGAGAAATTGAACTTTCTGTCTCCGGCGGAACTGAACCGTATAGTTTTAACTGGTCGAACGGTGCCGGCACACAAAATATATATAACTTATTTGAAGGCAGCTATTATGCAACAATTAATGATAACAACGGTTGTAGTGTTAATACAGGAATACTGACAGTTATTAATGAAACCGGAACTTTAAATTTAGAAGGAATTGTTATTACTGATGAAATTTGTGATAATAATTCAGGGCAGATTGATTTAACAGTTTCAGGCGGAGAGCAGCCATACTCTTTTTTATGGAGCAACGGCTGTACTTCGGAAGACCTCACGGGTATTACTGAAGGAAATTACTCTTGTCATATTATTGACAATAACAGTTGCATTATAGATATTAATACAACAGTAAATAATATTCCCGGAACATTAACAGTTGAAGGTTTAATCGTTTCAGATGAAAATTGCGGACTATCTGACGGTACAATAGATTTATTTATTTCCGGAGGAAATGCTCCGATATACTACCAATGGAATAACAATGCTGTTACACAAGATTTAACCGAACTGCAGGCAGGGGAATATTTTTGCATAATTACTGATAATTTCGGTTGTTCGGTAAATGCAAATACAGAAGTAATTAATAACACCGGAACACTTTCTTTAGATGCTTATGCATTAATAAACGAAACTTGCGGAAATTCTGACGGTTCAATAAATATTACAGTATCCGGAGACGAAACTCCTTTTAGTTTTTTATGGAGTAACGGAGCAACAACCGAAGATATTTACGGACTTCAGTCCGGAGAATATTCATGTACAATAACTGATAATTCAGGCTGCATCTTAACTGTAGGTCCTTATATTATTAACAACTATGCACAAACACTTATGGTTGATGATATTATTACAGTTGATGAACTGTGCGAAAACGGACAAGGCAGTATTGATTTAACTGTTTCGGGAGGAACAGAACCATTAAATTACAATTGGAGCAACGGAGCAACAACTGAAGATATTTCAAATTTATCAGCAGGAATATACACTTATACAATTTCTGATAATGAGAATTGTTCTGTAACCGGAAATATTGAAATATTTAATGATGCAGGAACATTAAGTTTGGATTCTTACAATAAAACAGATGAAAGTTGTAATTCCGGAAACGGTGCAATTGATATTACTGTTTCCGGCGGAACATTACCTTATAATTTTTCATGGAATTCAGGGCAAACAGTTGAAGATATCGAAAGCTTAACTGCTGATAACTATTATGTTACAATAACAGATAATAATAATTGTCAAATTATTTCCGGAAATATTAATCTTATAAATAATAACGGAGATATTAATATTTCTGAAGTTAATTTAACAGATGAAAATTGTGGTTCATCAAACGGAGCAATTGATATTACTGTTGAAAACGGGACATTACCGTATTCTTTTCTTTGGAGCACAGGTGCTGATACTGAAGATATTGAAAATTTATCGGAAGGTGATTATTCTGTTATTATTACTGATTTAATCGGTTGTTCTCTTACTGAAGTTTTTAATATTGAAAATAATTCACATGGTTTTACTTTTTCAGATGTTAACATAACAGATGAAAACTGTGGTTCAGGAACAGGAGCAATAGACATTACAATATCCGGCGGAATATCACCATATACATATTTATGGAGTACCGGTGAAACTGCTCAAGATATCAGTAATCTGTCTGCCGGTACATATTCATGTATTGTTAATGATAACTTTGTATGCTCAATTACCGAAACTTTTACAGTAAACAATCTAACAACAGGACTTGAAGTTTCCGTTGCATCTTTCGCAGATGACTATTGCCATAATCATAACGGAAGTATAGATTTAAATCTTACCGGCGGAACTGAACCTTATACAATAAGTTGGAGTAACGGAGAAACTTCTGAAGATATTGAAAATTTATGGGCAGGAGCATACTCAGTTGTTGTAACAGATGATACAGACTGCTCAATGACTCAATCATTTTTTATAAATAATTCCGTTAACGAAAATCTCGGTATTAAGAACATTCAATTAACTGATGATGAATGCGGTCAAAATATAGGATCAATTGAATTTGAACCGAAAATACCCGGAGAATATATTTATAAAATTAATGATATTATTAATCCTTCCGGCACTCCTGTTTTTGAAAATATCAGCAAAGGAAATTATGAAATCTCAATTCATGATGCAGGTTGCTTTGTAAAAGAAAATGTTTATCTTGATAATTCAGCTGATTTTGTAATTGATACCTTAGCTATCTATCACGTTAATTGTGATAATCTTGGTTTTATATATTTGGATGTAATTCCTGAATCTGAACATTACACTTACGAATGGAATAACGGTTGTACTGAATTTTATATAACAGACCTCCCTATAGGCATTTATACTTGCATTGTAACTGACACTTTAACAGGCTGCAAACACAGCAGCATATTTGAAATTGATTATTATACTAATGTGGAAGAAGTTGTTGCTTCATATATTACAAATGAAACATGCGGTAACGCAAACGGTATTATTGATATACATGTTATTAACCCATACAATACATACACTTATGAATGGGATACTGGTGAAACAACTAATATAATTGAGAATCTGTCTGCCGGAACATATTCATGCACCATAACTCAAAATAAAGACTGTGATATTACAGCAGTATTTGAGGTGCTTAATATACCCGGCAATATGGAAATAACAACTTATTTACAAGACGATTTTTGTGATAATTCAAACGGATATATTGAATTGACTGTGAGAGATGTAGAAAACACTTATTCTGTTTTATGGAGTAACGGGGAAACAGTAAACGATATTTACAACTTGCCGGAAGGGATATATGATGTTGAAATTATTAATAATGAAAACCAATGCAGATATTATAATTCATTTAATATTGAAACCGAAGTGTTTGAAATTATCGAAGACATTACAAACAGTTCTTGTGAAAATTGTGACGACGGCAGCATTGACATTACATTAAATCCAAAAGGACTGTATAATAGTTTTGATTGGAGCAACGGAGCAACAACAGAAGATATTGAGAATTTATTTCCCGGTGAATATAGTTTAACTGTAACAAATCAACATTTCTGTGTCGAATCTGAAACATATATTGTCAGTGTCGGAAATAGTATTAATGAATTAAATAATAATTACAATATTTATGTTTATCCGAATCCTGTAAATAATTTGTTAAATATCAAGTATGATTTTGCTGAAAAA
The sequence above is drawn from the Bacteroidales bacterium genome and encodes:
- a CDS encoding choice-of-anchor L domain-containing protein, which encodes MKNIITLIITAFILNAPTFAQLTVSNGHTAQELADIFTGQSVNAQNCEIVQGENVQYGSFTFTGDGLNVSSGVILSTGSIFDAVGPNDNPATSTGFGGDGNILFDLLPINYGPNETWDAVLFQFDFQVLSDSVEFEYIFLSEEYNEILGDPEYNDAFAFFISGPGIDGEKNLAVVPGQTIPVTANTINNDSYWQFFHDNEDGNTNIEFDGFTTLMKAKTNGLIPCEIYTLKLIIADGGDDYYDSGVLLKESSLSQTVVTVSTETYSGNNTAIESCVNASFVFELDQARSEDVEININIEGTAVNGVDYRYIDPVVIIPAGQTQATLIIDAVNDGLSEGTESIYIIYTPVPCQVPDTAKLFIDDYNQIIFTAGGIDVTCNNSSDGEINIQIEGGFFPYTFYVTDTLTLEEQIFTELPITGLDSGTYKLDVIDSYGCKAEDLVMSGEFNAGQTFLPDGNGDSYESIIEISGFQEGQVLESGDQIAGITAVMEHSCAMDLTIVLEAPNGSQVMLLEGGNKNSPIGYADMGEPVASGYSDNWNEDNITPGIGYEYTWNHNPVYGTMREELVAHNLPIHTYVSTWGNTLTDYYFPASSYTPVNDFDDFIGTELNGEWKIIVTDDYPEDNGYIFSWNLSIKAERPDSIIDISHPSAPDVSAIKINPTCQQNNGYIYTTVSNGNPPFSYHWNTGSTTQNLFNYPSGEYILYITDNNSCTYNFPFTLSDDEAALLSADILHETCSEASDGNIDLTVSGTEPITYLWNTGSTDQDINDLAPGDYMVNVSDGNNCNAFETYTVETAPEINLTSEITDENCGDREGIINITVAGGIQPYTFLWSNGETTEDIDELEQGDYTVTITDQNGCVKEESFHITNYIGNCIPDCDIEITNAGITDEYCGDSEGAIDLTIFTSFSPYSVLWSNGITTDDINSLSEGEYTITITDEEGCELIQSYNIENQSGDFEISDYQTTQETCGNGTGSIDIIVSGGAGPYSYLWSNGATVEDISNLNAGDYTVTITDANICSVSEIITVINNSGDLEQTWGNTVNEVCGNSEGSIDILIEGGAEPYSFNWSNGANTEDLINISEGTYYCTVTDDAGCIIITETYNIENDPGTLNIDDIDVDNEICDNGLGEIELSVSGGTEPYSFNWSNGAGTQNIYNLFEGSYYATINDNNGCSVNTGILTVINETGTLNLEGIVITDEICDNNSGQIDLTVSGGEQPYSFLWSNGCTSEDLTGITEGNYSCHIIDNNSCIIDINTTVNNIPGTLTVEGLIVSDENCGLSDGTIDLFISGGNAPIYYQWNNNAVTQDLTELQAGEYFCIITDNFGCSVNANTEVINNTGTLSLDAYALINETCGNSDGSINITVSGDETPFSFLWSNGATTEDIYGLQSGEYSCTITDNSGCILTVGPYIINNYAQTLMVDDIITVDELCENGQGSIDLTVSGGTEPLNYNWSNGATTEDISNLSAGIYTYTISDNENCSVTGNIEIFNDAGTLSLDSYNKTDESCNSGNGAIDITVSGGTLPYNFSWNSGQTVEDIESLTADNYYVTITDNNNCQIISGNINLINNNGDINISEVNLTDENCGSSNGAIDITVENGTLPYSFLWSTGADTEDIENLSEGDYSVIITDLIGCSLTEVFNIENNSHGFTFSDVNITDENCGSGTGAIDITISGGISPYTYLWSTGETAQDISNLSAGTYSCIVNDNFVCSITETFTVNNLTTGLEVSVASFADDYCHNHNGSIDLNLTGGTEPYTISWSNGETSEDIENLWAGAYSVVVTDDTDCSMTQSFFINNSVNENLGIKNIQLTDDECGQNIGSIEFEPKIPGEYIYKINDIINPSGTPVFENISKGNYEISIHDAGCFVKENVYLDNSADFVIDTLAIYHVNCDNLGFIYLDVIPESEHYTYEWNNGCTEFYITDLPIGIYTCIVTDTLTGCKHSSIFEIDYYTNVEEVVASYITNETCGNANGIIDIHVINPYNTYTYEWDTGETTNIIENLSAGTYSCTITQNKDCDITAVFEVLNIPGNMEITTYLQDDFCDNSNGYIELTVRDVENTYSVLWSNGETVNDIYNLPEGIYDVEIINNENQCRYYNSFNIETEVFEIIEDITNSSCENCDDGSIDITLNPKGLYNSFDWSNGATTEDIENLFPGEYSLTVTNQHFCVESETYIVSVGNSINELNNNYNIYVYPNPVNNLLNIKYDFAEKEEMIISIYDFLGRKVYSEKTYCSKGIKEINISTLDAGLYILEIIVNNESRIFKFLKSTKY